From Periophthalmus magnuspinnatus isolate fPerMag1 chromosome 1, fPerMag1.2.pri, whole genome shotgun sequence:
tttttgagcaggtatctgtactttctactccactacatttctgaactggactgaaaagtagaagtattttcattttttattgtttgctgaaaaaagctgagggtttatttttaactcgtacatagtttgagcaaaatagaaatatacaaaaaaaaaaaaaaaaaaaaaatcaaaacaaaaaaacttgaacaactgattcaattgtttctgttgaacaaaattcagcacaaatctttgtcaaaatcactacatttgaagccttgaaacacatcaaaatatgtgtgaaatacttttactttttactctttaagtactttttaaacggttactttaatacttttaatacttttaatacttttaatttagtagattttttcatgtgacttttacctttacttgagtagattcttgctccggtatctgtacttttataagTATTTCTGGGTTCTGAGTACCTCTTCCACCACAAcccaaaatatactgtatactCTAGTGTAatttagtaaaaataagttcataactaaaaaaaaaaaaatgaagaaaaaaagcagaaataaaaaactaataaataataataataataataataataataataataataataataataataataataataataataataggactGAAATGCCATCTGATTTGAAAGATCAAattgagttttattttctcagctggagaaataaacaaactccaAACAACAGCGCCGTCTCCATGCAGTCAGGTGTAAATAATAGAAGTGCTGGATCTAAAACGGGAGCAGCGAGTCAGGCCGGCCATGATGTCATACTTGGTGCTGGCTGGcgcgctctcctcctccctgctccatTGTGTCAGTGCTGTCTGTGTCCTCGCGAGACTCTGTGGGCGGCGgctgaggaaggaggaggaggaggaggaggaggagacacttTGGAGTCAGACGAGGAAGAGAGGGACGAAGGGCCGTGGCCGTTTGCAGGAAATCAAGAGCATCCCAAATATAGCATCCATCCAAAGACAggtatattttttatcttttcctTATGCTATTTCACTGACATGTGTTTACTTTATGCAtctttattacttatttacaaCCCATGATTTATAACAATTTTGTAGAtttggaatagtttttgtggtttaaatctgctcttgggtttttgtgtcagtggcattaagtagtttcagtattatagtTTATGGTCCatatttacttcagaaatatatcgaacttcaaaatgtgttattgtgacaggccgacTATTACTTCTACAATATGAATGAATATTTACGGTACCTGTGATGTTGCTGTACCACATTAAAAGATCAGTTCatgaatttacttttttatctAACTAGACATTGTTTATTCATTAATGCATAAACATATTtgaaagaaacagaaagtaaATGTTCTAAAATGGAAGAATGCGGTGAATCGCAGACCATAAGGGAAGCACGGCCATTTGGAAAGAGAATTGATTGAATTAAGTTGGCCTGAGAGTGGCTCATGTAGCAGGAAGAGAGTGTGATGGATGATTAGTATGAGTGTGTATATGAGTGTTTGCACATCACTAATAGAAAAAGTCCATTTGCTAGATTTGTCATGAAGGGCACGGGCATTTCTTGGCAGCCTGCAGTACAATTAGTTAATGGAGTCATCATTTTCCAAGTTCTTCCTTTTGAGCCAAGTCTCTTTTCGAGATGAGGTTTTTGATCAAAAAGTAATTATGCAGCAGTAGCAGCCCCGGAGCATGTGGGCACTGGACCTTAAATAAAGAGCTTATTACCTTAATTAGTAAACCACAGGTCAGTATGAAGTTACCCGTGGTGCACCACAAGGATCAGTTTTAAGACCGTTACTTTTTAATCAGCTGTAGTTAATGTAGTAAATAACATTTGTTTTGTCCATAGCAACAAAGTCCtgatcatgactcagtgctataaataaataaactttggtTTCAATAGTGCCAAGGATTCAATACCAAAGTGCTGAATTCCAACCTGCTTATCGACATGCTTTAACAGTTATCAAAGACCgcacaaatataaaaccaaaccaaaatcaGAGGCTTTGGATGAACATTTAAATGTGGTGAACGTGAGCATTTCTGTGGAGGTTGTGTTTTTCTCTGCAGTATGGCTGACTCCTCGGCTGCGTCACTGGCAGAGGTTGAAACTGCTTTCCAGAAGTTTGCGGTTCACGGTGACACTAAAGCAACTGGCAAGGAGATTAACAACAAGAACTTTGCAAAACTGTGCAAGGACTGTCGTATCATTGATGGAAAAAACGTCACCACTACAGATGTGGACATCGTTTTCAGCAAAGTCAAGTAAGACAATATTTCCAAAAAAGGTTGAGAGCCATTattttatgtagaaaaaaaatcgCATATTTCTACTCATGCTTTTTAAGGGCAAAAGCAGCCCGAGTGATCACATTTGAGCAATTCAAGCAGGCGTTGGCAGAGCTGGCTCCAAAACGCTTTAAAGGGAAGAGCCAGGAGGAGGCAGTGGAGCAGATGTATGGCCTCATCGCTGGGAAGGAACCTGCTAAAGTTGGAGTCACTGTGAGTCCAAATAcatccataaatacacaaatagaaAGAAACATAAGGGCATTTGACGAATATAAAAgtgcaaaaagtacaaaatagtgtCTGCTTCTGTTTTAGAAAGCTGCAAAGGCTGGTGCCGTGGACAGACTAACGGACCCCAGCAAGTACACTGGAGCACACAAGGAGCGCTTTGACGAGTCGGGCAAAGGGAAGGGGAAGGCGGGCAGAGAGGACATTGCCGACACCAGCGGATACGTGGGGGCTTACAAAGGGAGTGGCACTTATGACGACAAAGTTAAAGAGGCATAACTCACCTCTTATGAGAAAAGTAATAATcctcatgtatttttaaatagacaggcCAATGGGGTCATAAATGATACACGATACTTACTGACAAGCTCCTCCTATGAACgtaaaaagcatttatctgataTCCCACATCCTCTCTCATCATTACAAACCCTTTTTGCTCCGAATGTCAAAGCAGCGACCAAATTGTTGGCATTAGATTTGCATTGTGCCTTTTGAATCAAATGATATGCCACGAATCAGGAAAACTGTATACATTTTTAGAAGTATAATGAGTAAATGTATAATTGTCTATAACGCAGAATTTGAATGTTAAAAATCTCTAAATGACCAAAGTAAATTGAATAATAACACTCTTCCAGTTTATTACttgctttgtgttttatttattggtgAGTTCggtttgaaatgttaatataatgtgttgaatgaatgtgaatgtacaaaaatacaaaataaaatcatgccTCAATACGGTTTGTGAACATTTTGAGCCTCCTtaaaaatttgaatttaaaacgccacagcaaaagacaaagtcaCATTGGTAactttttttatatagcgctgcTCCAGTTTCAAGgcgctcaaaatgctttacgtcaaggaaccactcacccattcacacacggctgaggtgggttaagtgtcttgcccaaggacacaacaacaaacttcaATGATGGTTATGTAACAATATAACAATTTGAGAACTAAATAGCGGACTGATGTACTTTTTACACAGAGACTGATTCTGAAAGGAAATAAAAtgcactgtctggccaaaaaaaaagtcaccacctcgatttaactcagcaaatatgttggggttgctgcagttgctccggtctaggttcagcaacagtctgtgctcaaagaatgaggtcagctgacacctgaatatactgaatgaccaggttattccatcattggattttttcttccctgatggcacgggcatattccaagatgacaatgccaggattcatcgagctcaaattgtgactgagtggttcaggagcatgagacatcattttcacacattgtccaccacagagtccagaccttaaccccattgagaatctttgggatgagctggagaagctttgtgcagcggtcagactcgaccatcatcaatgtgagatcttggtggaaaatgaatgcaacactggatggaaataaaccttgtgacattgcagaagtgaaaatcgaaacaatgctacAGCGAAGAAGTgcagtaatcaaagctaaaggagtccaacaaaatattagagtgtgtggcATAATCACAGTGCcgtcacattcactcacactaaaacaccaaataaaatgAGAATGCATTATAAGCCATGAGTTATCTCCAGCACCATCCCATAAGTGTTTGACTGAGTGTCCCTGGACTCTCATTGTTTACCTGCTTCACACACATATAGGACATATACGACGGCCGTAACCTGAACCAAGAGGGTCATCAAGAGCCAAATAAAACAATGTGTCTCTCAGGACAAAGCGAGCGATGCTATCAGTCCACCTGACACCTCTGGCCTCATTagcatcacacacacaaacaatggCTCTACATGATCAGAACTGTTCAGTACAGGTCTACAGGGGGCCGTGCTGGGGTGGACCCTGCTCCAaaacaggacacaggacacataCGTTCACAGGGTTTAGGCACAAAGTACATCGAAAACACAAAGTTACAATTTGAGCTGGACTGAAAAGGAGGTCCACCAGCTGAATCAAAGGTAAGCCCTCATTTTATATTGTGGATTAATACGTAACCCCATACGTTTGGTTACCCCCCACTCGTGACTATGTGTTTATGCAGTTCAAATGATCTAATAACCTCCTTTATcactgcaggtttgtgtgagTGTTGAAACGCGCCATGAGGGTCCTGGTTTACGTGCTGTTTGTGAGTGGACTTCTGCTGGACTGTGCCACAACTCAGGAATCAAAAGCCACAATGCAGGATCTTAAAGAAGCAGCACGTAAATACAACAAAAGCTGTACACACGTTTTAAATGATTCTCTGTTGTTCATTGTTAATATACTAAAGTCGTTAGAAGGTGGTAAAGGCAGAAGCTGCAATATGAGCACAAGAACATAAAACAAACTCGTGATAATCCCAGTTTTGTGGAACAGTTTATGGGTTTAAAGCAGATCAAATCATTACTGTGTTGCTTTGTTGCGTAAATTGACTAATATTCTTCTTTTGCCCCATCAGAGAAGTTGGAGGAAGATATTGTGTGTGCAATGTGGGACTGTGACTGTGCCTTCAGGACGCAGGGCTGTTGTTGTGGGAACACGGAGTTGCAGTTTCTGCGAGACCAGGTCATAGAGACGTTCCAAAGCGTGTCCGGCAAAATCAACCAGCTCACAGAAGAGATCCTTGAAGTCATAGGTAAACTCATATAAAAGGCAAATAAACAGGTCAAAGTGGTGCGTGGCTTTGAGATCTCGCCACAAAAATAGATAAACAGTTTGCAGGAAATGCGTTTGTGAAGTGGTCttgaagtgatcatgggcacacttccagctccatcgactttggctccaattcactttacattggaaaattgccgcctctctctctgtaactcctgCTGTCAGTCTTGtcaattttggtcttaaaatgttcatattaacccactctacatgtttttatttcaccattttgtctgtaaatcaagatatgaacattaataatagtcAAATCAggcgctaacgttagcaacaggtttgattgacagcgttgctaagcgtctgctccctgctaaaccagcggtacgGCGAGGAAAGAgcgctaccttcaacagcctcgctccggattggctctttggttgctatgatactcgcggttggattTCCAAAAATGGAGCTCCAAATTGGTCGCTATACCCGCTAGccttgacgagcttcatttgactggagccgaacgcacttagtccacttctttatacagtctatggtttgaaaTAGTTTGAATGTTTTAGGATGATCTTGTTGTGATCTTTTTCCACTTTTTATAGTTACGTTATTTAATTCAGTTCTTCCTAATATTGCTGTGGCTTGCCTTCGGGACAGGTCCAGTAAACGTCGCCTTCACTGCCTTCTTGGGGGAAGACGTCAAATGCATTGGGCCATTTGAGCGAAATGTCTCTATCCCGTACAACGTCATACCCCTGAATGAAGGACATGGGTACAATTCTGTGCTGGGTAAGTGCGCTCATTATATTATAGTCCACTGAGCcgaaaggttggcggttcgaatcccactctcgacataaacatcatcggttgcaCGGTTAGATCCACTGGTTCACAggctggcggtgcgattccagctcccacagatgaatgctgtcgttgtgtccttgggcaacacacttaacccgcctcgttcccggtgtctgcgtacaccggtgtatgaatatctgctatattattttattgaaaacTGCATTATTTATTATCAAGTAGGTGACCCGTTGTAGTGATGCGACCTTCGTGAATgaatcggctcttttgaacggttccttaatgtgaatggtTGGAGCTGGATCGCAGTTTTTAAAAGAGCCgagtctttttctttctagtttgtttgcatttttatactgaacactgaaccgacacaagcatcagcaaaaaaatatatattcggCGTCGTAATAACAGttggttttaaaattattattgtgttatttgcATAATTTGACATAGTAAACACACTCCCGCTCTCAATTTGacccattttaaacagatctcaGCCTTGGTCAttcctctctgtgattagtttgttgttaaaataagttctcgtattggcttctgtcatataaataaatacaaaaagagcCAGCCTTTTGAACTGctctttaaaataaactgattcaaaagattcagatcccataaaagagccgaaagccCCATCACTAACCCATTGACTTGACCAAACTCATCAGATGTCCGAGGTTAATAGTTCATGAATATATAAGACAAAAGTATTAAATAGATGCATCAGAaatgagatggaggagaggctgaggtggcttgTGATTTTGCTGCTGTGGTGGATTGGCTCACGAAGGATGAAAATAAGAGGGAGTATATTTATTTGATGGAGGGACATAGTGGTTGGCTGACCCTGGCCCATGAGCGATAAGAGTTAGAAATGCTTTACATGTCATGATCGTATTGTTGTGTGCTCCCTCAGGACTGTTCACAGCTCCAGTCTCGGGGGTGTACTCCTTCTCTCTGTCGGTGTACTGCAGAATGCAACGGGCCGGTCAGCACATGTACTACAAAGTGCAGCTGATGAGGAACGGCAGTCCGGAGGTGGCTATGTGGGAGGACAATGCACAGGACATGGAGGACAGCAGCTCTCACCgtgtgctcctgtctctgcagcGGGGGGATCAGGTGTATGCAGAGCTGGTGCAGAACAGGACGCTTTGTGGCAACATCGAGGGGCTCAACAGCTTCTCTGGGTACCTCGTCTACCCCGTGGCAGCGTGATCTTTAACCTGTTACTAATGAGCCAAATGTGTCGTCATTTGTCTTTAGTTATTTTCATGTAATGTACTGACCTGCAGTAATCCGAGCTCTGGACTGACACAGAGCTTTTAGTTTTTCTTCTTGCTGTGATTATGCTGTGAAGAGCAGCTCAGTTATAGTGTATAACTGTATGAAAACATTTCAATCTGATCAAATTTCTTGTTTCACAATGATACACGTATGGATGTAAAAACAGGAGTAATAAAGGTGATTTCATTAGATCTCAGAGACTGTCTCTTTTACACTATAAACCATTGAAAGCAGCTTAGTCTAGTCAGTGGCACCACCTTGTGGCAGAAGAGAGAACACACTCCCAAAATAACAACTGGCGCAGTCATTTATCTGAACATCACAGAATGTGTTGTTTGTGCTGCAGAAGTGATGAATATGAAGAATGATGAACATTAGAGCTGCATGATACTAATCTGCAGAACACATGACCTCAGCATCATTATGAGACTTGTGTCCAGCATTAACTGAATGTCTCATACTCTTCTTCAACAGCTCATCcttaaaaactctaaaaaattaaaaaaaaaaaaaattctaaaaaaaaaaaaaagttttaaaaatatggAAGCCTGTTTCCgccatgggaaaaaaataaaataaaagccccacagaaagttaagtaattattagtttaaaactcgtaattaggagtttaaaactcgtaattaggacttttaaaactactaattattagtttaaaactcgtaattaggacttttaaaactactaattattagtttaaaactcgtaattaggacttttaaaactactaattaggagttttaaagtcttgattgagcttgtagcacattgcaactgagtgtacagagcagaggagacagggggactgttgtgtttatcacctacgaacttttataaatgaataaattaagctccagtaaagtttctggcgtcttgaacaaatcagtgggccctgagtgctgttctgaccactcctGAGCTGTGCTCTGGGTCAGTGAGCGCTCGTcctcctggtctgagcagagttgagctggtcacaacccctgctggtttattgaggaaatgattaaaataccaaatacatttaatcaaaattgataaggttcacattttgtaaatgttacattccccaAATTACgaattttaaactcataattagtagttttaaaagtcctaattacgaattttaaactcctaattatgagtttaaaaactAATAATTACAAATTACGAttatttcgactttctgtgggccttttattttattttttttcatggcggaaacgggctttcctaaaaaaaaatagtctaaaaagtgtaacaaaagttttttaaaagttttttttttaaagtaaaaaaaaaaaaaaaaaaaaaaaaagtcgaaAAAGTcgaaaaaaaagtcttaaaaagCCCCAGAGAATGTCTACAATTAGCATTACACACtcggggaatgttgatgacatcagctgcaaaatatcaactGAAATGACATTAGCCGATGGGgaagttgtttgtttgtgtcatgGGGCACTTATGTGTGTGCGTTAACTCAAACTTAGCCTACACTTTCTGTACAGTGAtgcagcagccattttgaaactttattattttattaacaattttgaaagtgaaactatTTTACACCCGAGTACATTTTATCTTTGTAACAAAATCCCCACCCCCAAACGCTGTAACCATGTGTGATCAATACTGCTGCTGTAATGAGTTTTCTTATCCATCTCTGGTGTTGTTGatgtaaaatatgaaattcATGAAGGAGGACATAATATCTAATCTTTCCCTTGTACAGAGCTGTTAGCAGACTGAATCCAACTGTGAGGGCGGGCCAAGCCATCATTCAGTTTTTCTAAAGGGCTCTTATTACgctattttgaatttttaaataaaacaaaacacaactccaggtatatttttgatgagataacagtattataatgtgacttaaagctcacaagagtcatgtgtgtaatataagacctttaatgcACAGGTAGGACACCaggggggtaaagagagagacagagaaagagagacacagagagagagagacacacacatagagacagacagacagtgagagagagagaaatagagcgagagcaagagacagagagaaacagagagagagacagacaaagagaaagacagagagggaaagagagtgaaagagagacacagatacacagagagagacacacacatagagacagacagacagtgagagagagagagaaaaagagcgagagcaagagacagagagaaacagagagagacagacaaagagaaatacagagagggacagagagcgagagagagcaagagacagagacagacagagagcgagacagagagacacagagacagggagacagaaagtgagagaaagtgagagagagagagagacagaaagtgagagacagagagtgagaaatagagacaaaaacagagagacatagagacatagagagagagacagaaagcgagagagagagagacagagagagagatagaaagtgagagagagacagagaatgagaaatagaaagagagaggaagacagagagagactgagaatgaaagagacagatagagacacacaaaaaacagggagagagacagagagcgagagagggaaagatacagagagagagagagagagagacagagcaagagagggagaaagagagagagagaaagaaagacagagagacagagagcgagagagaaagagacagagagacagagagcgagacagagacacagacatagagagggagacagaaagcacgagagagacagagagagagagagagagagagagagagagagacagagagagagagagagagagagagaaagagagagagagcgagagaaaggagCGACCTCAAATCAactcattaaaatgtttaaactgctgATATAGCTGCAGAATACGGGGCATTTCAGCACAGATACTGGAGTCTGACATCCTCTCAGACAAAGTAAACTGTCAGTTCGATGAGATAACAAAGACCTCTTCATTTTACAGGTGCTgctgaaaacatttttaaggGTTTAGCCTCACCCCTGTTGCAGACCGTTTGCTAAACATACATTTACTAGTATAATGTCATCTCCCACTGGTCAAACACACAAGATTTGCTTAGCTGTGTATCTAGAGACGAGCTATAGGAATAGGAAACCTCCTATTTGTATTatgaatgcatttatttatttattcgttTATACTTGATGTATTATTGTCTCAACACAATGCACAGACAAAACGCCAGTGATGTTGCACGTTTACGCCATACACGCATTACGTCATATTATCCAGATATTGTTCTACATCATttatccagcagagggcactgttGTCTAGTGTAATAAAATATCATTTCTGTACATCCTTTAAGTGAGAATGACAGGCTTTGACAGTTCCCTAATTTTGACTTAATTAGGTGGGATGAAcctgttgtaaatgtaaattacaGGTTTACACAAATCAGGAAGCAACTTGTGaagaaaacttgaaaaatatgttgtaaattacaggaagtagagagctCCAGAGAGTTCCATATTGATGACGTCACTGTAGGAAGAATTCAACCTAAAAAGTTTGGCACAATTTACACttataacaaacacattttctgatactttaaacataattaaaaaaaaaaaaaaaaaaaaaaaaaaagttgtgtttgTCAAATAATTATCTCTGTGACATCTAGCGGGCTACCTTCGGGTCACGTGACTCTGGCGTCTGGGTGGGTAAAAAAGGGCTcactaaactctgataaaacttgatttctgtcataaataatgatcagattgaattggcacacaaatatttatggaTTAATAATAACCATATAGGTTTTGGTCGAACTGAATCTCATGTAGAAAGGCTGGATTTTTTGTCTGAAATATGAAAATACTTGCTCTTTTTAACTGTTCAAGCTAAGGTAAGCGGCTAACGTTAGCAAGTTTACACAGCAACGgtttatttatgtgtgttttattcataattagcGACTATCAGTACtgctacttttcaaggtgcattgtgggaaacttTGAGTGCACAACTTTTTAACTCAAAGGGCATTGGGACAGCAGTAAACATGtcgtgacccctaaatagtgcccctTGTAGAGAATAGTGAGGACATTTGTACATGTGCagatggttgctaggtaacagttatagaatTCCCTAGcgtgatgtcataatttccaaccaggaagtaaaaattgaaaacttttttttttttttttaattaaacattatCATTACAAAATCCCATAGAGGTAATGACAAACAAACATGAGGAACACAGCGTCGGTAAGGCACAAAAAAGGAGCACACCATACCCAGACCACAagaccaaaatcaaaacaaaaggacCTGAGACAGCGAATACAACATTTTCTTGGCACAGACAGATTTAAGCAATTTCAGGCAGGAATATAATAGTTTaaatttagtcttaaaatgttaaaagcaAGGGGTAGAGTCTCCATTTACAACAATGAATATGGTATCTAGCCAAATAGGAAAACAATATTCACAGTATCAATTACATTTCTGTCCACATCATTcacaaaactgaaaccaaaAAATATTGCCAAACTGGGAAAAAAAttctaacatttattttttgtgtgtgtgaaatcttaaatataatgatcttaactgtgtttttgtaaaatgaGCAGTCCGACCTATCATAGGCGCTTTTCTCACTAGAATCCACAACAATATTATGATTTTACATCTTAAGAGCAAA
This genomic window contains:
- the tppp2 gene encoding tubulin polymerization-promoting protein family member 2, whose product is MADSSAASLAEVETAFQKFAVHGDTKATGKEINNKNFAKLCKDCRIIDGKNVTTTDVDIVFSKVKAKAARVITFEQFKQALAELAPKRFKGKSQEEAVEQMYGLIAGKEPAKVGVTKAAKAGAVDRLTDPSKYTGAHKERFDESGKGKGKAGREDIADTSGYVGAYKGSGTYDDKVKEA
- the LOC117377258 gene encoding cerebellin-3, giving the protein MRVLVYVLFVSGLLLDCATTQESKATMQDLKEAAQKLEEDIVCAMWDCDCAFRTQGCCCGNTELQFLRDQVIETFQSVSGKINQLTEEILEVIGPVNVAFTAFLGEDVKCIGPFERNVSIPYNVIPLNEGHGYNSVLGLFTAPVSGVYSFSLSVYCRMQRAGQHMYYKVQLMRNGSPEVAMWEDNAQDMEDSSSHRVLLSLQRGDQVYAELVQNRTLCGNIEGLNSFSGYLVYPVAA